The following proteins are encoded in a genomic region of Amphiura filiformis chromosome 18, Afil_fr2py, whole genome shotgun sequence:
- the LOC140139884 gene encoding uncharacterized protein: MLQTDASIRGLGFILAQVQDGEEKVICYGGRALHDSEKTYTTTELEALAVVEGIKKYSPYLQHTVKFIIQTDHCALKWLFGQKRTTGRLARWVLKLQSYTYEVVHKRGCKNGNADALSRIPTQVSESCNSCNSYHVDSPTSSATDSNWTECGLETMTDDVINDSPTSETKPDPEVNTVRNLRFQRNRRLDGDKKEARLPLDVTLMAKSEYPEKTVREHIHHLVSQLEVFRAISKQHLELNQASMKDRYDEHASDVQFQVGDTIWLYIPATQPGLSKKLMKFWSGPYLLVEQTGPVNFRVRNLTNNKLMSAPVHVNRMKFAYDRYARPENHVMPKDFVQRDPLEDVVDADCPDDSFAPLMASQELDKRISFIPGLPLTPVTTSSEYEVEKILRGRYRDNKFQYLIKWRDFPSSRNTWEPADNLNPAALDFLKSNPVKISGKSR, translated from the exons ATGTTGCAAACTGACGCCAGTATAAGAGGTCTTGGTTTCATTTTAGCACAGGTACAAGATGGTGAAGAGAAGGTAATTTGTTATGGAGGTAGAGCTTTGCATGATTCCGAAAAGACGTATACAACTACTGAACTTGAAGCTTTGGCTGTGGTTGAAGGGATTAAGAAATATTCCCCATACCTTCAACATACTGTAAAGTTCATAATTCAGACTGATCACTGTGCATTGAAATGGTTGTTTGGTCAAAAGCGTACAACAGGTCGCCTCGCAAGATGGGTACTGAAGTTACAATCATATACTTATGAAGTAGTCCATAAAAGAGGATGTAAGAATGGTAATGCAGATGCACTAAGTAGAATACCAACTCAAGTGTCAGAATCTTGTAATTCATGTAACTCATATCATGTTGACTCCCCTACTTCCTCAGCAACAGATTCAAACTGGACAGAATGTGGCTTGGAGACAATGACTGATGATGTTATCAATGATTCTCCTACGTCAGAGACAAAGCCAGATCCAGAAGTGAATACTGTTCGAAATCTGAGATTTCAGAGGAATAGACGACTGGATGGAGACAAAAA GGAAGCAAGACTACCCCTGGATGTGACATTGATGGCTAAGAGTGAATACCCAGAGAAGACAGTGAGAGAACATATCCATCATTTGGTATCTCAATTAGAAGTGTTCCGTGCAATATCTAAGCAACATCTTGAACTTAATCAAGCTAGCATGAAAGACCGTTATGATGAACATGCAAGTGATGTACAGTTTCAGGTGGGTGATACAATTTGGTTATATATTCCAGCCACTCAACCAGGCTTGTCAAAGAAGCTCATGAAATTTTGGTCAGGACCATACTTACTCGTAGAGCAAACGGGGCCCGTGAATTTCCGTGTTCGAAATCTGACAAACAATAAGTTGATGTCAGCCCCAGTGCATGTTAATCGAATGAAGTTTGCCTATGATCGATATGCCAGACCAGAAAATCATGTCATGCCCAAAGATTTTGTGCAAAGGGATCCTCTAGAAGATGTTGTAGATGCTGATTGTCCAGATGACTCGTTTGCCCCACTTATGGCATCCCAGGAATTGGATAAGCGCATATCTTTTATACCGGGTCTACCTTTGACTCCTGTTACCACAAGTAGTGAGTATGAAGTAGAGAAGATTTTACGTGGTAGGTACAGGGACAACAAGTTTCAGTATCTTATCAAGTGGCGTGATTTCCCAAGTTCCAGAAATACTTGGGAGCCTGCTGATAATTTAAACCCAGCTGCTTTGGACTTTTTGAAAAGTAATCCTGTGAAGATATCTGGCAAAAGCAGATGA
- the LOC140139883 gene encoding uncharacterized protein: MAPIGIQVALGMHRGIPIADSEQPEKVIHSTEYNDLLRLSHEIVKLVDTSSRAIVNTVRVVHENVGRTNNCFGEVNERILSNERYIESIEQNVNDRCHAPVNSNSCIDQSPYTCREVNDRNMKCYRCNTLGHSYRQCPEKEDVYNRGRSNCCYPTDEQVKHAQTVQKFVSNSCNVNSVTDQTRQKSSNSPCNSAQVPRNGKFDSNFAASECDSDNVETDFDEEVYISVTIGSQNIDCLIDTGCTMNLIDHEYWHSLELSHQIAVSRPRLTKARTANKSVLQISGFVVVPLFIEGSKFLVPMYIARNLSQEIMLGKRFLKQHKARLDFNTQKLRLFKKSNLRVIERQEIPPHSQSVVRARLSNNLPKGTIGLCQGGRRVTALGVLIANTVSSVQPIANKSSCSTQLLVLNTSNEPIVLYPRTKLGTFTLVNNSEIIHFTDIDDSVVDEVPVSSVHVKAQNSPDPKII; the protein is encoded by the exons ATGGCTCCTATAGGCATACAAGTTGCCCTAGGCATGCACCGAGGCATACCAATTGCTGACTCAGAGCAGCCAGAGAAGGTAATCCATAGTACAGAATATAATGATCTTCTCCGACTCAGTCATGAAATAGTGAAATTAGTGGATACAAGTAGTAGGGCAATAGTGAATACAGTGAGAGTAGTACACGAAAACGTAGGACGTACAAACAATTGTTTTGGCGAGGTCAATGAAAGGATATTGTCCAATGAGAGGTACATTGAATCTATTGAACAAAATGTAAATGATCGATGTCATGCACCTGTAAACAGTAATAGCTGTATTGATCAGAGTCCGTATACGTGTAGAGAGGTTAATGACCGTAATATGAAATGTTACAGATGTAATACACTGGGTCATAGCTACAGACAGTGTCCTGAAAAGGAAGATGTGTATAATCGGGGTCGTAGTAACTGTTGTTATCCAACTGATGAACAGGTAAAACATGCACAAACTGTACAGAAATTTGTTTCAAATAGTTGTAATGTAAACAGTGTGACTGACCAAACGCGTCAAAAGAGCAGTAATTCTCCGTGTAATTCAGCCCAAGTTCCGCGCAAtggaaaatttgattcaaattttgccgcgtctgaatgcgatagtgataacgttgaaacagattttgatgaagaaGTTTATATTTCTGTCACTATTGGTAGCCAAAACATTGACTGTTTAATTGACACTGGCTGTACAATGAATCTAATCGATCATGAGTACTGGCATTCTTTGGAATTGTCACACCAAATTGCAGTGTCAAGACCGCGATTAACAAAAGCCCGTACCGCAAACAAATCTGTGTTGCAAAtcagtggttttgttgttgttccgtTGTTTATTGAAGGTTCAAAATTTCTCGTGCCAATGTATATTGCTCGAAATCTTAGTCAGGAAATCATGTTGGGAAAAAGATTCCTAAAACAGCATAAGGCCAGATTAGATTTTAACACACAGAAATTGCGATTGTTTAAGAAAAGTAATTTGCGTGTAATTGAAAGGCAAGAAATTCCGCCTCATTCACAATCAGTGGTGCGTGCGAGGTTATCGAATAATCTTCCAAAAGGCACAATAGGATTATGTCAGGGAGGACGGAGAGTCACTGCTTTAGGAGTATTGATTGCCAATACAGTATCAAGTGTTCAACCTATTGCTAACAAATCTAGTTGTAGTACTCAATTACTTGTGTTAAACACTAGCAATGAACCAATTGTGTTGTATCCTAGAACAAAACTTGGTACATTTACACTTGTAAATAACAGtgaaatcattcattttaccgatATAGATGACTCTGTAGTAGATGAAGTACCTGTATCATCAGTCCATGTAAAGGCACAGAATTCGCCAGATCCTAAG ATCATTTGA
- the LOC140139882 gene encoding uncharacterized protein: MPLGDVDKGVNLFLHADLLLEWARKQRYRNPSLIIYKIIKGRCKILPRHTMADGQLYEPALNYECHVLKQRYPAKDNLLGHIRQSQIFLYEYGEGCVPVKIPRHCVPHAVICFERDESVPSRQETNSATTPKMCLPWLQSVHSNPRLCIRSEDRSCREHSASASNSNLNTNRSVSNVERVSVSNAERVGVSNVERVSVSNVERVRRDLEVSDNDSNSELDINPCVHNVARETNSVSSLKHVKRNTPNVFDDSTYEDEKGISNAPDDSYDEDSDDENGPSDFIDVGDLSDDECEGDDADTIGAPDIHDISGHGYCSFTWQNQLDPEEACNNDEETNEHGKSPTSNGYHSTNSPTYENFSENESACIYNSDTTSCSDLTPSEEESDSEEEFDSEVESDCPRSIKVVPNISTNPPNVQSTRSHKIGLQIPSPQTKYANSAKLKNISSPAQESLKRRKTMSAPAPKSVKRRHLAETRRNQVNEAESEDEDGSSYTMRLQNTSVRRKPPKSDMKRQNTSARKKSHESSNKSSGLKLQNLGSPKSSKQSSDRELQETSVFIKYPQSNNQSSDSSLQNVSKRRKTSDAGDQYVCLGTTQEVTRVKDHRKAEASKMLKQTLLNAFALEALENSISQDKCTTLTNTHKRGRKRTSDIENETAKGEKARKQSSLEFVYSTCSKRKVNDLAVAGHDADGGVDEGSITDLNTMEVPISKVPVEGDKPMSSSCANDGKKSSNDTEITHVQNAYTPRRVTGSSNTAGSKSLPQLRRSDKITLASGMKEKGKKQSQIKITPLLKGTTSGNLKVSSDSSKAKVTVSNTTSVKSKDVKSVSKMKEDGKKQTITAKTPLKGTTSGNPKVSSDFSKATVTVSKTTSVRSKDVKSVSKMKEDRKKQTIIEKTPLKGTTSGNPNVSSDSSKATDTVSKTTSVRSKDVKSVSKMKEDGKKQTIIKNTPLIGTTSGNPKVSSDSSKATDTVSKTTSVRSKDVKSVSKMKEDGKKQTIIKKTPLKGTTSGNPKVSSDSSKAGVTVSKTKSVGSKDVGDPKKIPLKDTYRRSKVQRVSKSAKAGATNLSKGLSRSATPGTKEGNGEIPPKCATSYPQKISGSGNEVSNGLSKPAEGAEKVHGMKEKIPLKSLKYTTASRFGNALPSKDCPQSAISSARSEEVKVQTSKEKAKKSSDKPTARIAPILVTDVRVSSASMSSNATASTRLKKSTSPSARSEKGKLPRSKENGTISSDKPTCRIPMTPSTETGEVSCIEATNNGLPKTDMTEEDQLEQGEKSSDKPPKRTSFTSLKDKEIPSSGNAVVSKLPRPLAKSDEVKVSRSNKNGKKSFGKSRERISRNGPSNNSGVHAVYNRSPESVRSEGVKKVRSLMDIVIRPKREDNEQLHYGQHHREQRTTGNFMDAWQHNIDIIRDHDCRLPWLPERWMQRFVDEEVAGYINGGRHGEWRNEQEEIAGYINGRRHGEWRNEQEEIAGYINDRRHGEWRTEQVCWERCSKDDIHMSDDMGHSSRITNNEHINRRRNKRGRNRGRGNKRNLLSYKTDDLGSSQQKSYSHAW; the protein is encoded by the exons ATGCCTCTTGGTGATGTAGACAAGGGAGTGAATTTGTTCTTACATGCCGATTTGCTTCTGGAATGGGCGAGAAAACAGCGTTACAGGAATCCCAGCTTGATTATATACAAG ATAATAAAAGGTCGGTGTAAAATTCTTCCAAGACACACGATGGCAGATGGTCAACTGTATGAGCCTGCATTAAATTACGAGTGCCATGTACTAAAACAAAGATACCCGGCCAAAGATAACCTACTGGGACACATCAGGCAATCACAG ATCTTTCTGTACGAGTATGGCGAAGGTTGTGTTCCTGTGAAGATCCCCAGGCATTGTGTTCCACATGCTGTCATCTGCTTCGAAAGAGATGAGTCCGTTCCATCGAGACAGGAGACGAATTCAGCAACTACGCCGAAAATGTGCTTACCATGGTTACAGTCAGTTCATTCAAATCCCAGGTTATGCATCAGAAGTGAAGATCGCTCATGTCGTGAGCACAGTGCAAGCGCATCTAATTCTAACTTGAACACCAATAGAAGCGTTTCTAATGTGGAACGTGTCAGTGTTTCTAATGCGGAACGTGTCGGTGTTTCTAATGTGGAACGTGTCAGTGTTTCTAATGTGGAACGTGTCAGAAGAGATCTTGAGGTTTCCGATAATGACAGCAATTCCGAACTAGACATAAATCCATGTGTTCATAATGTAGCTCGTGAAACAAATAGTGTTTCTAGTTTGAAACATGTCAAAAGGAACACGCCCAATGTTTTTGATGATTCCACATATGAAGATGAAAAGGGCATTAGCAATGCTCCTGATGATAGTTACGATGAGGATAGCGATGATGAGAATGGTCCGTCAGATTTCATTGACGTGGGAGACTTGAGTGATGATGAATGTGAAGGTGATGATGCAGACACAATAGGCGCACCTGACATACATGACATATCTGGTCATGGGTATTGCAGCTTTACATGGCAAAACCAGTTGGACCCAGAGGAGGCATGTAACAACGATGAAGAAACGAATGAGCATGGTAAATCGCCTACCAGTAACGGTTACCATAGCACTAACTCTCCAACATATGAAAATTTCAGTGAAAACGAATCTGCTTGCATTTATAATTCAGACACGACCTCTTGCAGTGATTTAACACCGTCTGAAGAAGAGTCTGACTCTGAGGAAGAGTTTGATTCTGAGGTAGAGTCTGATTGTCCGAGGTCTATCAAAGTAGTCCCAAACATCAGCACAAACCCTCCAAATGTACAAAGCACCCGATCGCATAAAATTGGACTCCAAATTCCAAGTCCCCAGACCAAATATGCGAACAGTGCAAAACTGAAAAACATATCCTCCCCCGCCCAAGAGTCTTTAAAGAGGCGTAAAACTATGTCCGCTCCCGCCCCAAAGTCTGTAAAGAGGCGTCACCTAGCAGAAACAAGACGCAATCAGGTGAACGAAGCTGAAAGTGAGGACGAAGATGGTTCTTCGTATACAATGCGTCTACAAAACACCTCAGTGCGCAGGAAACCGCCTAAATCTGATATGAAGCGACAAAACACCTCAGCGCGTAAAAAGTCGCATGAATCTAGCAATAAGTCATCTGGTCTGAAGCTACAGAATCTAGGAAGTCCTAAATCAAGCAAGCAATCATCTGATCGCGAGTTGCAAGAAACCTCAGTGTTTATTAAATatcctcaatcaaacaatcaatcctCTGATTCGAGTCTACAAAACGTTTCAAAGCGTAGAAAAACGTCTGACGCAGGAGACCAATACGTTTGTCTTGGAACGACCCAGGAGGTCACCAGGGTTAAAGATCACCGTAAAGCAGAAGCTAGCAAGATGTTGAAGCAAACATTGCTCAATGCCTTTGCACTTGAAGCCCTAGAGAATTCTATTTCACAAGATAAATGCACGACATTAACCAATACTCACAAGAGGGGTAGAAAAAGGACCAGCGACATAGAGAATGAAACCGCGAAGGGTGAAAAAGCTAGGAAGCAATCCAGTCTCGAATTTGTTTATTCTACATGTTCCAAGAGAAAAGTAAACGATCTTGCTGTAGCTGGTCATGATGCGGATGGTGGTGTGGATGAGGGTTCCATTACTGATTTAAATACCATGGAAGTTCCCATCTCGAAGGTTCCGGTTGAGGGTGATAAGCCAATGTCATCATCCTGTGCAAACGATGGAAAAAAATCTTCAAATGACACTGAAATAACCCATGTACAGAATGCTTACACACCCCGAAGAGTGACAGGATCTAGTAATACAGCTGGATCCAAATCATTACCACAGTTGAGAAGGTCAGACAAAATCACGTTAGCTTCTGGgatgaaagaaaaaggaaagaaacaaaGTCAAATCAAAATAACACCTCTACTTAAAGGTACAACCTCAGGAAATCTCAAAGTGTCATCGGATTCCAGCAAGGCAAAAGTTACTGTATCCAATACAACGTCAGTCAAGTCTAAAGATGTCAAGAGCGTCTCCAAGATGAAAGAAGATGGAAAGAAACAAACTATAACAGCAAAGACACCTCTTAAAGGTACAACCTCGGGAAACCCAAAAGTGTCATCGGATTTCAGCAAGGCAACAGTTACTGTATCCAAGACAACGTCAGTCAGGTCTAAAGATGTCAAGAGCGTCTCCAAGATGAAAGAAGATAGAAAGAAACAAACTATAATCGAAAAGACACCTCTAAAAGGTACAACCTCAGGAAACCCAAATGTGTCATCGGATTCCAGCAAAGCAACAGATACTGTATCCAAGACAACGTCAGTCAGGTCTAAAGATGTCAAGAGCGTCTCCAAGATGAAAGAAGATGGAAAGAAACAAACTATAATAAAAAATACACCCCTTATAGGTACAACCTCAGGAAACCCAAAAGTGTCATCGGATTCCAGCAAGGCAACAGATACTGTATCCAAGACAACGTCAGTCAGGTCTAAAGATGTCAAGAGCGTCTCCAAGATGAAAGAAGATGGAAAGAAACAAACTATAATCAAAAAGACACCCCTTAAAGGTACAACCTCAGGAAACCCAAAAGTGTCATCGGATTCCAGCAAAGCAGGAGTTACTGTATCCAAGACAAAGTCAGTCGGGTCTAAGGATGTCGGCGATCCCAAAAAGATACCGCTAAAGGACACGTACAGACGCTCAAAAGTCCAGAGAGTGTCAAAATCTGCCAAGGCAGGTGCAACTAACTTGTCTAAAGGATTATCAAGATCAGCCACGCCAGGTACCAAGGAAGGAAATGGAGAGATACCTCCAAAGTGTGCGACTTCATATCCTCAAAAAATATCAGGATCTGGTAATGAGGTATCCAACGGATTATCAAAGCCGGCAGAGGGTGCTGAGAAGGTCCATGGAATGAAGGagaaaattcctttaaaatcaCTAAAGTATACAACAGCGTCCAGATTTGGTAACGCATTGCCGTCAAAGGATTGTCCACAATCAGCCATCTCGTCAGCTAGGTCAGAAGAGGTCAAAGTACAAACGTCAAAAGAAAAAGCAAAGAAGTCAAGCGATAAACCAACAGCACGAATAGCACCGATATTAGTGACCGATGTGAGGGTATCCAGCGCCAGCATGTCTAGTAATGCAACTGCTTCCACGAGATTAAAAAAGTCGACAAGTCCTTCGGCAAGGTCAGAAAAAGGCAAACTTCCCAGATCAAAAGAAAATGGAACGATTTCAAGCGACAAACCTACTTGCAGAATACCAATGACACCATCAACTGAAACAGGAGAAGTATCTTGTATTGAAGCCACAAATAATGGATTACCAAAGACAGATATGACAGAGGAAGATCAGCTAGAACAAGGGGAGAAATCAAGTGACAAACCGCCGAAAAGAACATCTTTTACATCATTGAAGGATAAAGAAATACCAAGTTCTGGTAACGCAGTTGTTTCCAAGTTACCTAGGCCGTTAGCCAAATCAGACGAAGTCAAAGTTTCCAGGTCAAATAAAAATGGTAAGAAGTCGTTTGGCAAATCAAGAGAAAGAATATCACGTAATGGACCATCGAATAATTCAGGGGTACATGCTGTATATAATCGATCACCAGAGTCAGTCCGGTCAGAAGGAGTTAAGAAAGTACGCAGTTTAATGGATATTGTAATAAGGCCGAAGAGAGAAGATAATGAACAGCTTCATTATGGACAGCACCATCGTGAACAGCGCACCACGGGCAACTTTATGGATGCGTGGCAGCATAATATCGACATAATACGGGATCATGATTgtaggttaccatggttaccggaAAGGTGGATGCAAAGATTTGTAGATGAGGAGGTTGCGGGTTATATCAATGGCGGACGTCATGGTGAATGGAGGAATGAACAAGAGGAGATTGCGGGTTATATCAATGGCAGACGTCATGGTGAATGGAGGAATGAACAAGAGGAGATTGCAGGTTATATCAATGACAGACGTCATGGTGAATGGAGGACGGAACAAGTCTGTTGGGAACGATGCAGCAAGGATGACATACATATGAGTGATGACATGGGGCATTCATCCAGGATTACAAATAACGAGCATATCAATAGACGTCGCAATAAACGGGGTAGGAACAGAGGtcgaggaaacaaaaggaacttGTTATCTTATAAAACAGATGATCTTGGTTCATCCCAACAAAAATCTTACTCCCATGCATGGTAA
- the LOC140138974 gene encoding uncharacterized protein, producing the protein MTALNVFHDEIAKLVLDENKTRQQVFEHLVQKYGNRWGLSLRSVKRHCQLHDLHRPNPESKTVSTRNGVKARIPIIAKVEQRQQDSDMSDSAETEQNMITTEQIVFECSNIPNDDQAAAAIPHSRDSQSQNAHVSDGADVLDDIEIMTEGEETNGQHGNDMVSIPITVIPGKTVPEQRVSLKEINKMLFV; encoded by the exons ATGACAGCACTAAACGTTTTTCATGATGAAATTGCAAAACTCGTTTTAGACGAAAATAAAACCCGTCAACAAGTTTTTGAACATCTCGTCCAGAAATACGGCAATCGTTGGGGGTTAAGCTTACGTAGTGTGAAGCGACATTGTCAACTCCATGACTTACATCGGCCGAATCCGGAATCTAAAACGGTCTCTACCAGGAATGGGGTCAAAGCTCGAATACCGATAATAGCAAAGGTGGAGCAAAGACAACAAGACTCTGACATGTCTGACTCAGCAGAGACAGAACAGAACATGATTACAACAGAGCAAATAGTGTTCGAGTGTTCCAACATACCCAATGATGATCAAGCGGCTGCAGCAATACCACACTCACGGGACTCACAGTCACAG AATGCACATGTGTCTGATGGAGCTGATGTCCTGGATGATATAGAAATAATGACTGAAGGCGAAGAGACCAATGGACAGCATGGGAATGATATGGTGTCAATACCAATTACAGTTATTCCAGGCAAGACCGTTCCAGAACAAAGAGTAAGTTTGAAAGAAATAAACAAGATGCTTTTTGTCTAG